Proteins from a single region of Pyrus communis chromosome 6, drPyrComm1.1, whole genome shotgun sequence:
- the LOC137737335 gene encoding uncharacterized protein — MALTVKNKPGLVDGTVKKPSDDRHKELQQWNRCNNLVKTWLLGSMSKEISGSVINCKDARQMWLDLQERFSHVNIVQLFHIENKIHDCVQGTMTMSSYFTKLKSLWDEQDVLCSIPTCNCETKKEIAFYVETQKTMKFLMGLNNSYATVRGNTLLLEPLPTVNKAYSLVLRHERQVEVSNRKGAAHPEAAVFAGKSTSQEAESEDHGP; from the coding sequence ATGGCCTTAACGGTCAAGAACAAGCCTGGGCTCGTTGATGGCACAGTCAAGAAACCAAGTGATGACAGACATAAAGAGTTGCAACAATGGAATCGTTGCAACAATTTGGTCAAGACATGGCTATTGGGGTCGATGTCAAAGGAAATTTCAGGAAGCGTTATCAATTGTAAGGATGCTCGACAAATGTGGCTTGATTTGCAAGAAAGATTTTCGCATGTGAATATCGTACAACTTtttcatatagaaaacaaaattcacGATTGTGTACAAGGCACCATGACCATGAGTTCTTACTTCACCAAACTGAAGAGTCTGTGGGACGAACAGGACGTCTTGTGCTCAATCCCAACTTGTAATTGTGAAACGAAGAAGGAGATTGCTTTTTATGTGGAGACTCAGAAAACCATGAAATTTCTCATGGGTTTGAATAACTCGTATGCCACTGTTCGTGGCAACACCCTTCTTCTCGAGCCACTGCCCACGGTGAACAAAGCTTACTCTTTGGTTCTTCGTCATGAGCGTCAAGTGGAAGTCTCTAATAGGAAAGGTGCTGCCCACCCAGAGGCAGCAGTGTTTGCCGGGAAATCCACAAGCCAAGAAGCCGAGTCCGAGGATCATGGGCCTTAA